From the genome of Triticum aestivum cultivar Chinese Spring chromosome 3B, IWGSC CS RefSeq v2.1, whole genome shotgun sequence, one region includes:
- the LOC123070457 gene encoding RNA polymerase II transcriptional coactivator KELP, whose amino-acid sequence MDEKTQDKVEAAVLEILRGSDMESLTEYKVRTAAAERLGIDLDLPLHKRFVRRLVEDYLKSLAEEEDEKQKGGSRKEGKKKQQRQEEEEQEEDEEKEGEEEEEEEDKGGEGKKEFDDNGDLILCRLSKNRRVTLQEFKGKTLVSIREYYIKDGKEMPSSKGMSMTVEQWETFSKSVPAIEDAIRTLGESD is encoded by the exons ATGGACGAGAAGACGCAGGATAaggtggaggcggcggtgctggagaTCCTGCGGGGTTCCGACATGGAGTCCCTGACGGAGTACAAggtccgcaccgccgccgccgaacgCCTCGGCATCGACCTCGACCTCCCCCTCCACAAGCGCTTCGTGCGACGCCTCGTGGAGGACTACCTCAAGTCCCTCGCCGAAGAAGAAGACGAGAAGCAGAAGGGCGGCTCCCGCAAGGAGGGGAAAAAGAAACAGCAGCGTCAGGAGGAGGAAGAgcaggaagaggatgaggagaaggagggggaagaagaggaggaggaggaggacaagggaGGTGAAGGAAAGAAAGAGTTCGACGATAATGGAGACCTCATCCTCTGCCGC CTGTCGAAGAACAGGAGGGTGACGCTGCAGGAGTTTAAGGGCAAAACGCTGGTGTCGATCCGCGAGTACTACATCAAGGACGGCAAGGAAATGCCCAGCTCCAAAG GGATGAGTATGACGGTCGAGCAGTGGGAGACATTCAGCAAATCAGTACCTGCAATAGAAGACGCCATCAGAACACTTGGAGAATCAGATTGA
- the LOC123070459 gene encoding uncharacterized protein, with protein MHRSKGKLSGVLSKGFKPDKCKIALKMAMARIKLLRNKKEVQVRQMRREVAQLLDGNQDQTARIRVEHVIREEKFMQAYDLIEVYCELIVARMSIIDSQKTCPIDLKEAIASVIFASMRCSDVTELADVRKNFTSKYGKEFATSALEVRPDSGVNHLVIEKLSAGAPDVQTKTKTLSSIAAEHNIKWEPKAFEEQKQNEDRMYGSTYSGGNIPTSGSSASSVPTPQPAAAPYSSVQPATSRVPAGPSYESSEAPANRNPHGTANSNASTQENRRGSDASVPPSFQHGATTYSSANIPGSNNYSNTGSSSVSRPHSQFGSTVPDSVSRTEEINRPRERKSSVSGSNWNVEFKDAASAAQAAADSAEMASIAARAAAQLASRGNFYADQDTGAYESTAYMNDNTPRKQQAGRLMKDGKSFNEQSSGINDPRMISSNARKDEERAETNRASSQNMSTPYSSQLHSYAPESHTDHDMPTEPHHAHSSEPPYFNDSSEPPYFDDSSEKESNIRRPEDHPFDLHEERLPDAGFDWHHTKDIGSRQTSFDQESRNNHYSNFSASHGGSSTSWDNQNDKAGADSSAVLFDEYDHDVQEENLLDHFSSKHTEELPTVQDHKGFSSADWSQQPRSESPVDRSTSTLFSRTETQPSYDLGANKEDILLNDTSPPTFDSDGVSSDEETSTNMHILRTHSRGSDYSENKMFNKNSGKSFPDVIEDHESRPSKQYQNPPGSDVFRKEQNSDGSPRYDYSGAQGNLGRLQSRDYDLSEEETEPHKLKGTSSGITGANENRPSPFRMPTSATSDDSDDGDLGLNYGRLTPGLRNKLRQGPQYKISGDNLVRKQSLEGAPASIEESVHFKENDPSSEQMGDTPKGSRTTKNSFGANYHSEHLDGRHTVGKPVESRSSMTRNDFYSGDTGKLSERSGSPISSPAKTSVRENSIQESGVRRESRSRTARTFFDSDESEEELERRRSVQTKLSKEQIQSRRTREVAPDAKRDGRARAGAQYAVETESTPKSPAKAFSNSSTEQRKAAPAYSRVSVQQSSPNPARIEPPAARGRWQEDEPDGSSSPENEGNAETSAETLKVSTPTAGPAHVHPKLPTDYDSFAAHFKSLRTNRR; from the exons ATGCACAGGAGCAAGGGGAAGCTGTCGGGCGTCCTCAGCAAGGGCTTCAAGCCCGACAAGTG CAAGATTGCCCTCAAGATGGCCATGGCGCGGATCAAGCTGCTGCGGAACAAGAAGGAGGTGCAGGTGCGCCAGATGCGCCGCGAGGTCGCGCAGCTGCTCGACGGCAACCAGGACCAGACCGCGCGCATCAGG GTTGAACATGTCATAAGGGAAGAGAAGTTCATGCAAGCATATGACTTGATTGAAGTGTACTGCGAACTTATAGTGGCACGCATGTCCATTATTGATTCACAGAA GACTTGCCCTATTGATCTGAAGGAGGCAATAGCGAGTGTTATATTTGCATCAATGAGATGTTCAGATGTCACAGAACTAGCAGATGTTCGGAAGAATTTCACAAGCAAGTATGGGAAAGAATTTGCCACATCAGCTCTTGAAGTGCGACCTGACAGTGGCGTAAACCATCTG GTAATCGAGAAGCTCTCAGCAGGAGCACCGGATGTACAGACTAAAACCAAAACCTTGAGCTCAATTGCGGCAGAGCATAACATAAAATGGGAGCCAAAAGCATTTGAGGAGCAGAAGCAAAATGAAGATCGGATG TATGGATCAACATATTCTGGAGGAAACATTCCAACTTCAGGGTCATCTGCTTCTAGCGTGCCAACTCCTCAACCTGCAGCAGCTCCCTATTCATCTGTTCAACCAGCCACTTCTCGTGTGCCTGCAGGACCTTCTTATGAATCTTCTGAAGCTCCAGCTAATAGAAACCCACATGGCACTGCCAACTCTAATGCTTCCACACAGGAAAATAGAAGGGGTTCGGATGCTTCAGTGCCTCCTAGCTTCCAACATGGTGCAACTACTTATTCCTCAGCAAATATTCCTGGATCTAACAACTACTCTAATACTGGGAGTTCAAGTGTTTCTAGACCTCACTCCCAATTTGGCTCAACAGTTCCAG ACTCAGTATCCAGGACTGAAGAGATCAACCGGCCTAGGGAAAGGAAGTCTTCAGTTAGTGGTTCCAATTGGAATGTGGAATTCAAGGATGCAGCATCTGCAGCCCAGGCAGCAGCAGATTCTGCAGAGATGGCAAGCATTGCTGCCCGAGCTGCTGCCCAACTTGCTAGCCGTGGAAACTTCTATGCAGACCAAGATACTGGTGCTTATGAATCAACTGCTTATATGAATGACAATACACCCAGGAAGCAACAAGCTGGACGTTTGATGAAGGATGGTAAGAGTTTTAATGAGCAGAGTTCAGGTATTAATGATCCAAGGATGATCTCAAGTAATGCAAGAAAAGATGAAGAAAGAGCAGAAACAAACCGTGCGAGTAGCCAGAATATGTCAACTCCTTACTCCTCTCAGCTCCACTCGTATGCTCCTGAAAGCCATACTGATCATGACATGCCAACTGAACCACATCATGCTCATTCATCTGAGCCTCCATATTTTAATGATTCGTCTGAGCCTCCATATTTTGATGATTCATCCGAGAAAGAAAGCAATATCAGAAGACCTGAGGATCACCCGTTTGATTTGCATGAGGAAAGGTTGCCAGATGCTGGATTTGATTGGCACCACACCAAGGATATAGGAAGCAGGCAAACTAGCTTTGATCAAGAGAGCAGGAATAACCACTATAGTAATTTTAGTGCTTCCCACGGTGGCAGCAGTACGTCTTGGGACAACCAGAATGATAAAGCTGGAGCTGATTCTTCAGCTGTTTTATTCGATGAATATGACCATGATGTTCAAGAAGAGAACTTGTTGGATCAtttctcttcaaaacatactgaaGAGCTGCCAACTGTGCAGGACCACAAGGGATTCTCAAGTGCAGATTGGAGTCAGCAGCCTAGAAGTGAATCTCCGGTTGATCGTAGCACTTCAACTCTCTTTTCAAGAACAGAAACGCAGCCATCTTATGATTTAGGAGCAAACAAAGAGGATATTCTCCTGAATGATACTAGCCCACCTACTTTTGATTCAGATGGTGTTAGTTCTGACGAGGAAACAAGTACAAACATGCATATCTTAAGGACCCATTCAAGAGGATCTGATTACTCGGAGAACAAAATGTTCAATAAGAATTCTGGAAAGTCTTTTCCTGATGTTATTGAAGATCATGAATCTAGGCCCAGCAAGCAATACCAGAATCCACCAGGTTCTGATGTATTCCGCAAGGAGCAAAACAGTGATGGTTCACCTAGATATGACTATTCGGGGGCACAGGGGAACTTGGGTCGTCTGCAAAGCAGAGATTATGATCTTTCAGAAGAAGAAACAGAACCACATAAATTGAAAGGTACATCCTCAGGGATAACAGGAGCAAATGAGAATCGGCCCTCGCCCTTCCGCATGCCAACTTCAGCAACATCTGATGACAGCGATGACGGTGATCTTGGCCTGAATTATGGAAGGTTAACTCCTGGACTAAGAAACAAACTCAGGCAAGGTCCACAATACAAAATTTCTGGGGATAACTTGGTGCGAAAACAGTCCTTAGAAGGAGCTCCTGCCAGCATTGAAGAATCAGTGCATTTCAAAGAGAATGACCCATCATCTGAACAGATGGGTGATACTCCTAAAGGTTCACGCACAACCAAGAATTCTTTTGGTGCAAATTACCACAGTGAACATCTCGATGGGAGACATACTGTTGGCAAACCTGTGGAATCAAGATCATCCATGACGAGGAATGACTTCTATTCAGGTGATACAGGGAAGTTATCTGAACGATCTGGCAGTCCAATTTCTAGCCCAGCCAAGACTTCTGTTAGGGAAAATTCCATTCAAGAGAGTGGGGTGCGCAGGGAAAGTAGATCAAGAACTGCCAGAACTTTCTTTGATTCAGATGAGAGCGAAGAAGAATTGGAACGACGCCGGTCTGTCCAGACAAAGTTGTCTAAAGAGCAGATACAATCACGGAGGACCCGGGAGGTAGCACCCGATGCAAAGAGAGATGGCCGAGCCCGGGCTGGAGCGCAGTATGCTGTTGAAACTGAAAGCACGCCAAAAAGCCCTGCTAAAGCATTCTCCAACTCGAGTACTGAACAAAGAAAAGCAGCACCTGCATACTCCAGGGTTTCAGTACAGCAATCTTCGCCAAATCCTGCGCGCATTGAACCTCCCGCAGCTAGAGGCAGGTGGCAAGAAGATGAACCGGATGGAAGTTCTTCTCCAGAAAACGAGGGAAACGCAGAGACCTCAGCAGAGACCCTGAAAGTAAGCACGCCAACAGCTGGTCCTGCTCACGTTCACCCCAAGCTTCCAACAGACTATGATTCTTTTGCTGCACATTTTAAGTCGCTCCGAACCAATCGCCGGTAG